DNA from Zerene cesonia ecotype Mississippi chromosome 29, Zerene_cesonia_1.1, whole genome shotgun sequence:
aaatgaaaactttaaatagTAGTAGATAGTACATAACAAAAATCTTCAATTATTGGTCTActgataatatgataatactaAAACATTATTCCAGAATTATACGACGCACTAAGGATGGCGCGTACGCAGGAAATAAGGATACCTTTTGGAGTGGGTGTCGCTGGTTTGGCGGCGCAGACAAAACATCCCATCAATATCAGGAACGCGTACGCAGATCCAAGGTcgggttttattattattgacttTTTACTATATTAGATTAATTGGCGAACAGTCTACGAAATTATCAGATGCGTAGATTTCACAtgttagtaaaaataatttgttttcctCTGAAGAAGCAAACAAAGAGGAAATTGTTAATTCGACCGTAATTGTTTTTGTGAACGAGGTAACCTCATAGCGTTTGACTGGATGaagtgatttttatgattatttcgTCATTGAAAACTTGTGCCTctcatgtggtcccatttattttatttctagttttgacaattttgaAAGGGCGATTCAGTTTTTtggttcaaaataaatatttttataatttaaagtcgcAATTCATACAGGAATAGAGTTAAACATACCTACTGGtgcctatttattttatatttaaaacatatttatttacatccctgtatttcaaattttaggTTTAACAGCGAAATTGATGTCAAGACTGGTTACAAAACAGAGCTAATACTTTGTATGCCAATCTGTAATTACGAGGGAGACGTTGTAGGTGTtgcacagattataaataagacaGATGGTAAGAGTTACTTTGAAGACAATTGATCTTAACTAATTCAATTATCCTATCAAAATGTTTGTAGCAAAAATtgctgatataaatatttgctcCAAATTTTCCTTCAGGCTCAAAAGAATTCTCACCTCGTGACGTAGAAGTCTTCCGGCGATACCTCACATTCTGCGGCATTGGAATCCAAAATGCGCAGCTCTTTGAATCGTCTGTTCTCGAATATAAGAGGAATCAGATCCTGTTGGCGCTAGCTAGGAGTATATTTGAAGAACAGAGCAATCTGGAATGCCTTGTGACGAAGATAATGACTGAAGCACGGGAGCTATTGAAATGTGAAAGATGCGCTGTGTTTATATTGGATACGGATCATTGTGAATCggtgagaaaataaaataaaatagattatactTCATGTACTTACTTTAAAATTGATGGaactttttaaaactatgaCTGTTTTATAGACTCGAtcgctttttaaaattttcctttcAACGTAATGGCCCTAAACGATCTTAAATTAACACTATTGTATCACTAATTTGTAGTCTTTTGTGACATATTTTGCTAACCTAAAAggcaatacaaatataaaataattgttattttttattatacgaaaAGCAAGTTATATTaccatttatataatgtttgcattaattattttcagagTCATCTTGAACGTATTGTCCAAAGGCCAGGGGGCCGCAAAGGCCAGCCAGCACTCCCACCACCAGCTCCAACCAGGTTCCACACGTTATTTGAACTGGGAGCACAACACTCGAGGACCACACTCACACCAAGACATGATGCTACTTCCACTTTAGCATCTATTGCGTTAGCAGTGAGTTGAATTTTGCTTAAAGTTTTGTTTAGGTCGATTGACTGTTTGAGTTGAACAAGATTTAAAAGAATTCTCATTATTGAAATTAGAGAATATAGTAAGAAGGCTATTATAGACTATAGAGTTATTGTTTGTGTATCAATCTGTGTCTCAAAAGCATGCAAAGACAATGCACCCTAGTAAAGAAGACTAAgactaaagtaaataatatgttctgCTTCtagttcatattattatttatttatttcattgatttaaGTGACATTTTGTAAATAGGTTTTATTCTACCCTCGTACAATCTAAATACAAATACTTTTCCAGGTAGCCCAATCCAACAAAGCTCTGAACATATCGGATGTCGACGAGTGGCGCAGCGAGAATGGCATGACTAATACGGAATGTGATGACGCAGTTAATGTCCGTACGATGCTATGTATGCCAATCGTGAATGCGAATAAAGATGTTATTGGTGTCGCACAACTGATTAACAAGGTATTTtccatttcattattattatgtatacatattacctatgtttataaatgtaaaattgacataATTGGAAAAGAGCAagtacagagtttcttgccggctcctCTCTGTAGGAACTGCTTTCCGagccggtggtaaatgttagaactgtgttatgacgattcaaaagttctttaagaagtctaagtgaataaataaatgtttgagttgaGTTGGAGTTCAAGGTATAGAGTTTGTTTGAgcacgctaatctcaggatgTATGAATCAATTTCAAAGTCGTTCGCCGTTCAATAGTTGTGTGATCATTGAGTGCTATATAAAAGGACGGACTGATTATAGttcgaaaaaatatttgtagctTGTAAGAAATGCTGccataaaatttttctttctgaGAAGCgtataagaatattatatttgattaatattttacaattcaatTCATTGTCTTGTAAAAATCCTAATAAAGGAATTTTTCATGGACGGtactataaattacataatctaggcaattttaataaaagttcttTAGAAATAGATGCAtttattcatgtattttataaaatactgcattaaatatgacaaaaaaatcttCCTCATTGCTCAGTATTGTCATTTACTTTACTAAgcttatattacattaatgatTTCAGGAGAACGGATCCCAATTCACAGATGGCGATATTTCGATATTCGAAGCGTTCGCCATCTTCTGCGGTCTTGGAATCCACAATACACAAATGTATGAGAATGCTTGTAAACTCATGGCTAAGCAAAAGGTAAGCGGTAAACTTTATAGCACAGTAAACTTTTACGTAAACATCGGCATCTCATATCTTGTTTTAAacgttttcaatttaaaaaatagaggAATGCTAAAGTAGAAAATGTAACtgaatatagtataaaaaaaatgttagctAAAGTCCAAAGTTTTAGAATAGGTacttaaaaaattgaattttgataCTAAAAAtggaaagtaataaaaaaaatcgataggACGTATATCAACTGTTTTAATTTGGTCATTGTATGCATCATGAGCTCGTGCCGAGCGGACTTGTCTGTTCGAGTCTAAACAAAGTTTgagttataatttgttatatgaaGTGAAGTGAAGAGATTTCTGTGAactaagtaattttaattattattgtgagtttaaataaaaatgtgatattCCATTTGCGTCTTTTACTGCTCGAAGCTATCCAAGATGCTCAATGTGGAAGAATTAATCAGCCCACAGAGCCCTATACTCCAGCCTGAgatgacatatatatatatatatatataaaatgaatccctatttcccttaGTTACGCCATCAGGCGTGagcggctggaccgatttcaaaaattctttcaccaaaacaaagctgcaatttcactgagtgacatagaaTATAATGGGAGAAACcgaggcgaacagctagtcttgtatgaaaatttcacaaatcctactaatattataaatgcgaaagttttattctttctattttttctttttttttaccccgatattcctacgggatacggacttgcgcgggtaaaaccgcggggcgcagctagtcatataaaaaatacacctGTGTCCAATCCTATCTTGaagaaattcataaatatttatcttataattaaaccatttattttatgacatatATTCTTTACTCCCAGGTGGCATTAGAATGTCTATCATACCACGCCACTGCGTCCTCTGAAGACACAGCCAAGTTATGTCAGGACATCATACCTTCGGCAGAAACTTATAATCTTTATAGCTTCAAATTTCACGGTAAGTTGCTTAGCCCCTAGTAAACatataacaacaaacaaaacacgGTGTTTTACAGGACTGTTATTTGTCcccaaaattataataactctTTGTTAACtcttaaatttctattataaaaattctacgTAATAGCAACAGCGATATACCTTGAACTGATAATTATGCTCACCACATTTTATCCTCTgacgttatttatttcatttatcaagATTTTTGATTTATCCCAAGGGGGCAtttaacgggataaaaagtatcctacaAAAGTCAGCTCATATAATGTCtgcatatcaaatttaatcaaaatcgttTACTTCGTTTCAGCGTAATTGACGAAAAGACatccaaacaaagaaactttcacattttaaatattagtgtgatagtgtgattatatatttttattatttcagatttCGATCTAGCAGACGAAGACACGTGTCGAGCGACTCTACGCATGTTCTTACAATGCAATCTGGTTGAGAAATTCCACATACCGTATGACGTAAGATATTTGGATATATCTATAGAGTGAACGTATACCTTCTAGGGAAACGCGATATAGGCCAAACCTTAGCTTACCAGAAGTTGAAATTATCATCAAGCGCATATTgactactataaaaaaatttaattatattacaagaaACTTTATTACAAGTTCTtccaaatatatgaaaatcaatattactattttattaataacaagagAATATGAGACTTTCtttacggtttggcaaaaagacgcaggttcgaatcccgcatcgtgatattttttattctttcgaaatgtcacatttataaagcatttcaatgctataatactaaaaattaaacaagagCATATGTTTGATATATCATGATTATTTTACTATCCATTTCAGGTCCTTTGCCGGTGGATTCTGAGCGTGAAAAAGAATTACCGACCCGTTAAATACCACAATTGGAGGCATGCTCTTAACGTAGCCCAAACTATGTTCGCAATGCTGAAAACCGGCAAGATGGAGAGATTCATGTCGGACCTAGAAATCTTAGGTCTTCTAGTCGCGTGTCTATGCCACGATCTAGATCATAGAGGGACTAATAACGCATTCCAGACGAAAACTGAAAGCCCTTTGGCGATTTTATACTCGACTTCCACGATGGAGCACCATCACTTCGATCAGTGTGTCATGATTTTGAATAGcgaaagtaataatatatttcaggtaacttggaattattttttttatttacttactagcTGAGTTGGCTAATggtgttctgccttactcatTTAAGAGTCCGATATGcacataaatttcataaaaatcggtctaACCGTTTCGGaagagtatggtaactaacaatgtgacacgagaattttatatattaaataataataataataataaacatttataatattagttatataatattagaagagaAGATAGAGaaagagatatttatttattagtattgcTATAGGTTGAGATTTAGAATcgttagaaaattaatatatatactcccagtagttgttttttttttttactttttgtcaACGGAATTCAAAGAAAGAGATTTCAAATTcggctgtatttttttgcatttgtaaCATCAAAACATATCACTGGATGAACCTtttgatgattgttttttatatgaaagattagctgcacccggcaaacgctgttctgccttactcttatcatttatgggtatgaaaaatagatgttggccgattctcatagataccggataagcacaaaaaatttcatcaaaatcggtcaagccgtttcggaggagtatggcaaccaAAAcatgacacgagaattttatatattagatggcGCCTTccacgttttatttaaatctattaaatgttatagttCTGACAATTGAAGGCAATTCGGggcaataataacaaatattatcattcCACAGGCTCTCTCTCCTGTCGACTATAAGACAGTGATGCGAGTTGTGGAAACGGCTATACTCTCGACAGATCTAGCGATGTACTTCAAAAAGAAATCAAAGTTCCTAGAATTGGTGGATAATGGCGAATTTGATTGGCAGAGCCCAGAGAAGAAAGAATGTGAGTTAAACGGAAGTAATTCTTcgataatatgtattaatattagcCCTACATGAATAGAAGTAGGgtgaatgttataaatgtaatttagatGACAAATGTGCTCCATAATATTTTcatccaaaataaataatcctactttcaaatttggtacgacagctggacaactagagtAATACACAAgtaacttttatcccgatattcctacgggatacttaGACTTACGTGATTGAAACCGCGGAACGCAGcgtgtatattataaacgcgaaagtttgtaagtaaggatgtatggatgtttgttactctttcacccGAAAACAGCTTACcctatctgtatgaaatttggtacagagatagattacagTCTTGATTAGAAcctaggctactttttacccggaTACCTCGCgaatgaaaagttttttttaaagagtgTTCCAAGAGAAAGTTTTAAACGCGTctgttaaactactccgaatttaacgcgtgcgaagcagCGAGCGAAAGCTATTAGACTATAGCATTAACGACGCGAGTAAAACCGCGAGGCACAGCCAGAAGACAATACTCATGAATCAATGGCAACCAACCTTCCAGTGCTATGCGGTATGATGATGACAGCGTGTGACGTGTCAGCAATCGCGAAGCCCTGGGAAGTGCAGCACAAAGTGGCGAAGCTGGTGGCTGATGAGTTCTTCGACCAGGGAGACTTAGAGAAGTTGCAGCTTAATCAACAACCCATTGCTATGATGGATAggtaaataagatttaatttttaaaaaaggtaCCTTACAgctaaacatacaataaatagttcCGCTTACAAATATGTACGCCTATCAAAGATTGGGACCAggatagtattatgttatctgtgattgtTGTGTCGTTTTGGGctatttattactgtttaCCCAACACTCACCGAATGAAACATAGCAATATCCTTTTTCGTGTGGTACTTCCGCGAGCGGGCCCAATTTCTTGTCTGCCACATAGAAACAACAATTTTTCgaatgtttttcaatattgtGCAATGTGTTGTTTATAATGCTACATTAAAGAACACAGAGTTGATCTTTTAATTTGAcaataacaatgttataattCGTTATATGAAGATTCTATGCAATTGAATCGGAAGTTAGAGAATTTATTACTACAGTATCTTTAAATTGTCTGtcaataaattactattattttttaattataatgttgacTTAAAATCCCTAAACAAAACAGACAAAAAGCCTATTCTTAATTTCAGAGAGAAAAAAGACGAGCTCCCCCAGATGCAGGTGGGTTTCATCGACATGATATGCCTGCCGCTGTACAAAGTGCTCTCCGATACGTTCCCCTGGATACAGCCGCTGTACACCGGCACGATGGAGAACCGCCAGCGCTGGCAGGACCTCGCGGAGAAGGTGGAGATGGGCCTCACGTGGATAGACCACGACACCATCGACAAACCCATTGAGGAGTTCACTAGTGAGTGTTCTAGTCATGATTGgtacattaaattgttaaataaataaataagtatccTAAAAATGTTAGTGATACTactataaagtaaattaataataatgatctctctgtatttttcaaacatGGGATAATTAGCCCCAAATtgacatataaatatcaaacgcACAGCTCCACgatataatatacagtttgttaaatgataaaatacaagCTCATATTTTCTTGCTTGCAAGAACagtacaataaattacatgttaCTCGCTGTTcgcccgacttcgcccgtggtacataaatagcctatgtcactcaatgaaggtgcagctttctaatggtaaaagaattttcaaaatcggtccaatagtttttgtgtttaaacttaacaaacatacaatcatacaaaaaacaaaaattcaaaagttttatatttatagtattagtgtaaatatctaatattttttattattcttttttagcTTCGAACGACGTAATAAAAGACGTAGAATTCACACTTCAAACACTGAACTGTCAACGACCCGTCTCTGACACTATGGCACTTGTGAAACCGATCAAAACTCCCTTCCACTCCCTGAGGAGAGGGAAAACCAGCAGCGTCACAGTTAGATCTTCGCGGAGTAAGCTAACTAGGTAAATTTGCtatgcattttattgtttgatatctttcttcttaaatatattgatttaataataaacattaaaagcttttattttttataaatattaaatccgATTACTTTTTGTAGagtgtttctttatttaactaaatgcttattttgtttcttttaatagtaatttctataaatataatgaaaaacaataaacattttttttttataaccattTAATGTaagtgttaatatttattataactttgttTAACAATTGCGTGCATTCAAAACTAGTCCTTATACAATGATATAATAAGAGTGAGATTAAAGTTTCTTCCAGGTCTCTCTACGCGGCCCCAAGCAGCCGCGACGAAAGCGCTCCAACAGCGAAGGAGACGGCCGCGAGCCCGCACACGGCGCTGCTGCAGGAGGGACGGACACACAAACATAAGGGCCGGTGAGTGCGAGAGAGAGGGAGAGAGATAGAGAGAAAGAGAGAGTGAGTTTATGATTAGTTTCCTTGAACTCTGGGAAATTGGGGTCTACGTCACAGAGCTGCGCTGTTCCGTGGCGCTTCTGGCCACTATAATATATCGCAGAGAGttggataataataaatatatgttttaatatttttgcattaaaattattaaaatcatctgTTTTCTAAACCCATGGAAACCTAGATAATACTaccagaataaaaataatattattaaatgaaaacattatttacaggTTATGCCATATGTTGTGACGAAGTTTAAACTGGTAAGTCTCAAATATTCTGTATTAAGTTATCAAACttttaaagtaaaagtaaatatcTAAATGTTGAAAAGGGatcaccgggaatcgaacccagaacCCCTCGGTTGTACACTCGCACTTTATCCTTTACCTTCTTCTAAGCCTTAATTCACTCATAGTTGGGCCCAGGCCTTATGTCGGTCTGCCCACGGTCTTTATTCTGCTTCTTGCAACGGCTATCACCTGTTAATTCTTCGGAAGAT
Protein-coding regions in this window:
- the LOC119837927 gene encoding cGMP-specific 3',5'-cyclic phosphodiesterase-like isoform X1, which produces MTSENPVDVVENANVKNTAKYPDVNIANNKTDKGEDTKQRTHTLMQLVYEIPDEIKPNKNGNMLKEAPPITIVEITEQNGCESELDSARQCDSDYFKSSSPELGNKVVYDVLATNELIMQCADDFKGVIESASPDDCTDEDLEELKRLLENKPRLLEKYVKECASIDEVNRLHSVTSGGPLSPRPRHEARSTSVTSDLFQLWLSSSPVKRSRSPSSSAQRQLDEADLFMDLIKDVANELDIDVLCHKILVNVCLLTSADRGSLFLAKGTPPNRYLQAKLFDVTRDTELYDALRMARTQEIRIPFGVGVAGLAAQTKHPINIRNAYADPRFNSEIDVKTGYKTELILCMPICNYEGDVVGVAQIINKTDGSKEFSPRDVEVFRRYLTFCGIGIQNAQLFESSVLEYKRNQILLALARSIFEEQSNLECLVTKIMTEARELLKCERCAVFILDTDHCESSHLERIVQRPGGRKGQPALPPPAPTRFHTLFELGAQHSRTTLTPRHDATSTLASIALAVAQSNKALNISDVDEWRSENGMTNTECDDAVNVRTMLCMPIVNANKDVIGVAQLINKENGSQFTDGDISIFEAFAIFCGLGIHNTQMYENACKLMAKQKVALECLSYHATASSEDTAKLCQDIIPSAETYNLYSFKFHDFDLADEDTCRATLRMFLQCNLVEKFHIPYDVLCRWILSVKKNYRPVKYHNWRHALNVAQTMFAMLKTGKMERFMSDLEILGLLVACLCHDLDHRGTNNAFQTKTESPLAILYSTSTMEHHHFDQCVMILNSESNNIFQALSPVDYKTVMRVVETAILSTDLAMYFKKKSKFLELVDNGEFDWQSPEKKELLCGMMMTACDVSAIAKPWEVQHKVAKLVADEFFDQGDLEKLQLNQQPIAMMDREKKDELPQMQVGFIDMICLPLYKVLSDTFPWIQPLYTGTMENRQRWQDLAEKVEMGLTWIDHDTIDKPIEEFTTSNDVIKDVEFTLQTLNCQRPVSDTMALVKPIKTPFHSLRRGKTSSVTVRSSRSKLTRSLYAAPSSRDESAPTAKETAASPHTALLQEGRTHKHKGRLCHML
- the LOC119837927 gene encoding cGMP-specific 3',5'-cyclic phosphodiesterase-like isoform X2, encoding MTSENPVDVVENANVKNTAKYPDVNIANNKTDKGEDTKQRTHTLMQLVYEIPDEIKPNKNGNMLKEAPPITIVEITEQNGCESELDSARQCDSDYFKSSSPELGNKVVYDVLATNELIMQCADDFKGVIESASPDDCTDEDLEELKRLLENKPRLLEKYVKECASIDEVNRLHSVTSGGPLSPRPRHEARSTSVTSDLFQLWLSSSPVKRSRSPSSSAQRQLDEADLFMDLIKDVANELDIDVLCHKILVNVCLLTSADRGSLFLAKGTPPNRYLQAKLFDVTRDTELYDALRMARTQEIRIPFGVGVAGLAAQTKHPINIRNAYADPRFNSEIDVKTGYKTELILCMPICNYEGDVVGVAQIINKTDGSKEFSPRDVEVFRRYLTFCGIGIQNAQLFESSVLEYKRNQILLALARSIFEEQSNLECLVTKIMTEARELLKCERCAVFILDTDHCESSHLERIVQRPGGRKGQPALPPPAPTRFHTLFELGAQHSRTTLTPRHDATSTLASIALAVAQSNKALNISDVDEWRSENGMTNTECDDAVNVRTMLCMPIVNANKDVIGVAQLINKENGSQFTDGDISIFEAFAIFCGLGIHNTQMYENACKLMAKQKVALECLSYHATASSEDTAKLCQDIIPSAETYNLYSFKFHDFDLADEDTCRATLRMFLQCNLVEKFHIPYDVLCRWILSVKKNYRPVKYHNWRHALNVAQTMFAMLKTGKMERFMSDLEILGLLVACLCHDLDHRGTNNAFQTKTESPLAILYSTSTMEHHHFDQCVMILNSESNNIFQALSPVDYKTVMRVVETAILSTDLAMYFKKKSKFLELVDNGEFDWQSPEKKELLCGMMMTACDVSAIAKPWEVQHKVAKLVADEFFDQGDLEKLQLNQQPIAMMDREKKDELPQMQVGFIDMICLPLYKVLSDTFPWIQPLYTGTMENRQRWQDLAEKVEMGLTWIDHDTIDKPIEEFTTSNDVIKDVEFTLQTLNCQRPVSDTMALVKPIKTPFHSLRRGKTSSVTVRSSRSKLTSFFQVSLRGPKQPRRKRSNSEGDGREPAHGAAAGGTDTQT